One Deltaproteobacteria bacterium RBG_16_64_85 DNA segment encodes these proteins:
- a CDS encoding 1,4-alpha-glucan branching enzyme: protein MVGTLRKQDIELLADARHWDPFSVLGPHVVDINQRKAVAIRAVLPLASHAYVVTFKEGKKRRTEMERLHPDGVFEAVFPRIREFFPYRIEIVDYEGHRWQQDDPYAFGCVLTDFDIHLLHEGTHLDQYARLGSHLARVSEVNGVTFAVWAPNAERVSVVGNFNHWDGRTHPMRSRGESGIWEIFIPGLTEGEIYKFEIRTREAGALFTKSDPFAFRFEPPPRTGSIVCSIDGYAWGDADWMAARASRNPLEAPMATYEVHLGSWKRKPEEGNRYLTYLELADELVPYVRDMGYTHIELLPVSEHPFDGSWGYQTLGYFAPTARFGNPADFMAFVDRCHQEGIGVILDWVPAHFPKDGHGLNYFDGSHLYEHADPRKGEHHDWGTLVFNYGRREVANFLLSNALFWLEKYHIDGLRVDAVASMIYLDYSRNPGDWIPNEFGGRENLEAIAFLKRMNELVHAKHPGAITLAEESTAWPMVSRPVYLGGLGFTFKWNMGWMHDMLGFIEKEPIYRKFHFGTLTFSLLYAFHENFVLPFSHDEVVHQKRALLDKMPGDLWQKFANLRLLYAYMYAHPGKKLLFMGCEFGQWEEWNHDVSLSWHLLQWDSHRGLQTMVRDLNRIYKASPALHEVDFRPEGFEWIGFRDVDHSIVSFLRRAKTPDDFLVCAFNFTPVLRKDYRVGVPAPGLYRAVFNSDSEFYGGSNADGVDATPAEDVSWNGRPWSVKLSLPPLGALFLRRSE, encoded by the coding sequence ATGGTCGGAACGCTCCGGAAACAGGATATCGAACTCCTCGCAGACGCCAGACACTGGGACCCTTTCTCCGTCCTGGGCCCCCACGTGGTCGACATCAACCAGAGGAAGGCAGTGGCGATAAGGGCAGTCCTCCCCCTTGCCTCCCACGCATACGTGGTGACCTTTAAGGAGGGGAAGAAGAGGCGCACGGAGATGGAGCGCCTCCACCCCGACGGCGTATTCGAAGCGGTCTTCCCCCGCATCCGCGAGTTCTTCCCCTACCGGATCGAGATCGTCGATTACGAGGGGCACCGCTGGCAGCAGGACGACCCCTACGCCTTCGGCTGCGTCCTCACCGATTTCGACATCCACCTCCTGCACGAAGGGACCCACCTCGACCAGTACGCGCGGCTCGGGAGCCACCTGGCCCGCGTGAGCGAAGTGAACGGTGTCACCTTCGCCGTCTGGGCGCCCAACGCCGAGCGCGTCTCCGTCGTCGGGAACTTCAATCATTGGGATGGCCGTACGCACCCGATGCGCAGCCGGGGCGAGAGCGGCATCTGGGAGATCTTCATCCCGGGCCTGACGGAGGGCGAGATCTACAAGTTCGAGATCCGCACCCGCGAGGCCGGAGCGCTGTTCACGAAGTCCGACCCGTTCGCCTTCCGCTTTGAGCCGCCCCCCCGCACGGGATCGATCGTCTGCAGCATCGACGGATATGCCTGGGGGGATGCGGACTGGATGGCAGCCCGCGCCTCGCGGAATCCCCTTGAGGCTCCGATGGCCACTTACGAGGTGCACCTGGGCTCGTGGAAGCGGAAGCCGGAGGAGGGAAACCGTTACCTCACCTATCTCGAGCTCGCGGACGAGCTCGTCCCCTACGTCCGCGACATGGGCTACACCCACATCGAGCTGCTTCCCGTCTCGGAGCATCCTTTCGACGGCTCCTGGGGGTACCAGACGCTGGGATACTTCGCTCCCACCGCCCGGTTCGGCAACCCCGCGGACTTCATGGCGTTCGTGGACCGCTGCCACCAGGAGGGAATCGGCGTGATCCTCGACTGGGTGCCCGCCCATTTCCCGAAGGACGGGCACGGGCTGAACTACTTCGACGGCAGCCATCTGTACGAACACGCCGACCCTCGGAAAGGGGAACACCACGACTGGGGGACCCTGGTCTTCAACTACGGCCGGCGCGAGGTGGCGAATTTTCTCCTGTCCAACGCCCTTTTCTGGCTGGAGAAGTACCACATCGACGGCCTGAGGGTGGACGCGGTGGCCTCCATGATCTACCTCGACTATTCCCGGAACCCCGGGGATTGGATCCCCAACGAATTCGGGGGCCGGGAGAACCTGGAGGCGATTGCATTCCTCAAGCGGATGAACGAGCTCGTCCACGCGAAGCACCCGGGAGCGATCACGCTCGCGGAAGAGTCCACTGCCTGGCCGATGGTGTCGCGCCCGGTGTACCTGGGCGGCCTCGGATTCACCTTCAAGTGGAATATGGGATGGATGCACGACATGCTGGGGTTCATCGAGAAGGAGCCGATCTACCGCAAGTTCCACTTCGGCACGCTGACCTTCTCTCTCCTCTATGCCTTCCACGAAAATTTCGTCCTCCCCTTCTCGCACGACGAGGTCGTCCACCAGAAGCGTGCCTTGCTGGACAAAATGCCGGGCGACCTGTGGCAGAAGTTCGCGAACCTGCGGCTCCTGTACGCCTACATGTACGCGCACCCCGGGAAGAAGCTGTTGTTCATGGGCTGCGAGTTCGGCCAGTGGGAGGAGTGGAACCACGACGTGTCGCTTTCGTGGCATCTCCTTCAGTGGGACTCCCACCGGGGGCTCCAGACGATGGTGCGGGATCTCAACCGTATCTACAAGGCCTCCCCCGCCCTGCACGAAGTCGATTTCCGCCCCGAGGGGTTCGAGTGGATCGGCTTCCGTGATGTCGACCACAGCATCGTCTCCTTCCTGCGCCGGGCGAAAACCCCGGACGATTTTCTGGTGTGCGCCTTCAACTTCACACCCGTCCTCCGGAAGGATTACCGGGTGGGTGTCCCCGCTCCGGGACTCTACCGGGCGGTGTTCAACAGCGATTCCGAATTTTACGGGGGGAGCAACGCGGACGGCGTCGACGCCACACCGGCGGAGGACGTCTCGTGGAACGGCCGCCCCTGGTCGGTGAAACTCTCCCTTCCCCCGCTGGGCGCCCTGTTCCTGCGACGTTCGGAGTAA